One Rosa chinensis cultivar Old Blush chromosome 5, RchiOBHm-V2, whole genome shotgun sequence genomic region harbors:
- the LOC112202073 gene encoding putative DUF21 domain-containing protein At3g13070, chloroplastic isoform X1, producing MVKCGVVLAAMVCGVLVYGSRRAFAVEGVVNASYGIVDKCILMFRNAWPKTLWPWKVRELAEKEPENGVFRLLRNDVTWFLTTILIGTTVVNIGATALVTEAGKAIFGEAGVSEATGVMTLCLIFPA from the exons ATGGTGAAGTGTGGAGTGGTTTTAGCAGCTATGGTTTGTGGGGTTTTGGTGTATGGGTCTAGGAGAGCTTTTGCTGTGGAGGGTGTGGTCAATGCAAGCTATGGGATTGTTGACAAGTGCATATTAATGTTCAGAAATGCTTGGCCGAAGACG CTATGGCCTTGGAAG GTGCGTGAGTTGGCTGAGAAAGAGCCTGAAAATGGTGTCTTCAGATTGCTTCGCAATGATGTGACTTGGTTCTTGACAACCATACTTATTGGCACAAC TGTTGTCAATATTGGAGCAACTGCTTTAGTTACAGAGGCTGGAAAAGCGATATTTGGTGAAGCTGGTGTTAGTGAAGCAACTGGAGTAATGACTTTATGTCTCATTTTCCCTGCCTGA
- the LOC112202073 gene encoding putative DUF21 domain-containing protein At3g13070, chloroplastic isoform X2, with amino-acid sequence MVKCGVVLAAMVCGVLVYGSRRAFAVEGVVNASYGIVDKCILMFRNAWPKTLWPWKVRELAEKEPENGVFRLLRNDVTWFLTTILIGTTIYLCTQCCQYWSNCFSYRGWKSDIW; translated from the exons ATGGTGAAGTGTGGAGTGGTTTTAGCAGCTATGGTTTGTGGGGTTTTGGTGTATGGGTCTAGGAGAGCTTTTGCTGTGGAGGGTGTGGTCAATGCAAGCTATGGGATTGTTGACAAGTGCATATTAATGTTCAGAAATGCTTGGCCGAAGACG CTATGGCCTTGGAAG GTGCGTGAGTTGGCTGAGAAAGAGCCTGAAAATGGTGTCTTCAGATTGCTTCGCAATGATGTGACTTGGTTCTTGACAACCATACTTATTGGCACAAC AATTTACTTGTGTACTCAGTGTTGTCAATATTGGAGCAACTGCTTTAGTTACAGAGGCTGGAAAAGCGATATTTGGTGA